Proteins encoded in a region of the Pseudomonas sp. PDNC002 genome:
- the paaC gene encoding 1,2-phenylacetyl-CoA epoxidase subunit PaaC: MNPNSDKIEYLLRLADSALIQGQRLCEWCGHAPALEEELALMNVGLDLVGQARNWYEYAVELLDDGRDADHLAFRRDERAFRNLLLVEQPNGDFAVTIAKQFLYDAWHFHVLHALSSSSDERIAAIAAKGLKEVTYHLRRSSEWVQRLGDGTEESHARMLAAIPQVWRFTVELCNADEVEQRLFAEGVAPNPEELAAAWKAKVADIFAAATLPLPEPAVNFYLSGRRGLHTEHLGILLAEMQFLQRAYPDATW; this comes from the coding sequence ATGAACCCGAATTCTGACAAGATCGAATACCTGCTGCGCCTCGCCGACAGCGCCCTGATCCAGGGCCAGCGCCTGTGCGAGTGGTGCGGCCACGCCCCGGCCCTGGAAGAAGAGCTGGCGCTGATGAACGTCGGCCTCGACCTCGTGGGCCAGGCGCGCAACTGGTACGAGTACGCCGTGGAACTGCTGGACGACGGCCGTGACGCCGATCACCTGGCCTTCCGCCGCGACGAGCGCGCCTTCCGCAACCTGCTGCTGGTGGAACAGCCCAACGGCGACTTCGCCGTGACCATCGCCAAGCAGTTCCTCTACGACGCCTGGCACTTCCACGTGCTGCACGCCCTGAGCAGTTCCAGCGACGAGCGCATCGCCGCCATCGCCGCCAAGGGCCTGAAGGAAGTCACCTACCACCTGCGCCGCTCCTCCGAGTGGGTGCAACGCCTGGGTGACGGCACCGAGGAAAGCCATGCGCGCATGCTCGCAGCGATCCCGCAGGTGTGGCGCTTCACCGTCGAGCTGTGCAACGCGGATGAAGTCGAGCAGCGCCTGTTCGCCGAAGGCGTCGCGCCGAACCCGGAAGAGCTGGCCGCCGCGTGGAAAGCCAAGGTCGCCGACATCTTCGCCGCCGCGACCCTGCCGCTGCCGGAGCCTGCGGTGAACTTCTACCTCAGCGGCCGCCGCGGCCTGCACACCGAGCACCTGGGCATTCTCCTGGCCGAGATGCAGTTCCTCCAGCGGGCCTACCCCGATGCAACCTGGTGA
- the paaB gene encoding 1,2-phenylacetyl-CoA epoxidase subunit PaaB yields the protein MSEWTLFEVFVRSKHGLNHKHVGSVHAADAAMAIENARELYTRRNEGVSLWVVPSALITASSPDEKDPLFDPAQDKVYRHASFYELPPEVGHM from the coding sequence ATGAGTGAGTGGACCCTTTTTGAAGTTTTCGTCCGTAGCAAGCACGGCCTGAACCACAAGCATGTCGGCAGCGTCCATGCCGCCGACGCCGCCATGGCCATCGAGAACGCCCGCGAGCTGTACACCCGCCGCAACGAAGGCGTGAGCCTGTGGGTCGTGCCCTCCGCGCTGATCACCGCCTCCTCCCCCGACGAGAAGGACCCGCTGTTCGACCCGGCGCAGGACAAGGTCTACCGCCATGCCAGCTTCTACGAGCTGCCGCCCGAAGTCGGCCACATGTGA
- the paaA gene encoding 1,2-phenylacetyl-CoA epoxidase subunit PaaA, whose translation MYAQLVETGVKRIKALDEMSPEERAFQEKIDAEVKIEAKNWMPDAYRQTLIRQISQHAHSEIVGMLPEGNWVTRAPTLKRKLQLMAKIQDEAGHGLYLYSAMETLGADRDAEIAKLHSGKAKYSSIFNYPTLNWADMGAVGWLVDGAAIVNQVVLQRTSYGPYSRAMIRICKEESFHQRQGYEILLTMMRHGNQAQKDMVQDAINRLWWPALMMFGPSDADSPNSAQSMAWKIKRQSNDELRQRFVDQTVPQLELLGCTAPDPDLKWNEERGHYDFGDIQWEEFYEVLKGNGPCNTERVATRRKAIEDGAWVREAAVAYARKQQQKKDAA comes from the coding sequence ATGTACGCACAACTGGTTGAGACCGGCGTGAAGCGCATCAAGGCGCTGGACGAGATGTCCCCCGAGGAACGCGCCTTCCAGGAAAAGATCGATGCCGAGGTGAAGATCGAGGCGAAGAACTGGATGCCCGACGCCTACCGCCAGACGCTGATCCGGCAGATTTCCCAGCACGCCCACTCCGAGATCGTCGGCATGCTGCCCGAGGGCAACTGGGTGACCCGCGCACCGACCTTGAAGCGCAAGCTGCAGCTGATGGCGAAGATCCAGGACGAAGCCGGCCACGGCCTCTACCTTTACAGCGCCATGGAAACCCTGGGTGCCGACCGTGACGCCGAGATCGCCAAGCTGCACAGCGGCAAGGCCAAGTACTCGAGCATCTTCAACTACCCGACGCTGAACTGGGCCGACATGGGCGCGGTGGGCTGGCTGGTGGATGGCGCGGCGATCGTCAACCAGGTGGTGCTGCAGCGCACCTCCTACGGTCCCTATTCCCGCGCGATGATCCGCATCTGCAAGGAAGAGAGCTTCCACCAGCGCCAGGGCTACGAAATCCTCCTGACCATGATGCGCCACGGCAACCAGGCGCAGAAGGACATGGTCCAGGACGCCATCAACCGCCTCTGGTGGCCGGCCCTGATGATGTTCGGCCCCAGCGACGCCGATTCCCCCAACAGCGCCCAGTCCATGGCCTGGAAGATCAAGCGGCAGAGCAACGACGAGCTGCGCCAGCGCTTCGTCGACCAGACCGTGCCGCAGCTTGAGCTGCTCGGCTGCACCGCCCCGGACCCGGACCTGAAGTGGAACGAGGAACGCGGCCACTACGACTTCGGCGACATCCAGTGGGAAGAATTCTACGAAGTGCTCAAGGGCAACGGCCCGTGCAACACCGAGCGCGTCGCCACCCGCCGCAAGGCCATCGAAGACGGCGCCTGGGTCCGCGAAGCCGCGGTGGCCTACGCCCGCAAACAACAACAGAAGAAAGACGCAGCCTAA
- a CDS encoding DUF1428 domain-containing protein, translated as MTYVDGFLVPVPTASRERYIEVARKAAALFKEHGALSVVECWGDDVPEGKVTSFPMAVKRKEDETVVFSWITWPSKAARDEGMKKFMEDARMKTDFNDMPFDGQRMIFGGFQVIVQA; from the coding sequence ATGACCTATGTCGATGGCTTCCTCGTACCGGTGCCCACCGCCAGCCGCGAGCGCTACATAGAGGTGGCGCGCAAGGCTGCGGCGCTGTTCAAGGAGCATGGCGCACTGAGCGTCGTCGAGTGCTGGGGCGATGACGTGCCCGAGGGCAAGGTGACCTCCTTCCCCATGGCGGTGAAGCGCAAGGAGGACGAAACCGTGGTGTTCTCCTGGATCACCTGGCCGAGCAAGGCCGCGCGGGACGAAGGCATGAAGAAGTTCATGGAAGACGCCCGGATGAAGACCGACTTCAACGACATGCCCTTCGACGGGCAGCGCATGATCTTCGGCGGCTTCCAGGTGATCGTCCAGGCCTGA
- the paaK gene encoding phenylacetate--CoA ligase PaaK — protein sequence MNMYHDAERALLDPMETASVDELRQHQLERLRWSLKHAHDNVPLYQKRFAEAGVHPDDLTSLDDLAKFPFTGKNDLRDNYPYGMFAVPQNEIVRLHASSGTTGKPTVVGYTQNDIDTWANVVARSIRAAGGRKGDKVHVSYGYGLFTGGLGAHYGAERLGCTVIPMSGGQTEKQVQLIRDFQPDIIMVTPSYMLNIADEIERQGVDPHSLKLRLGIFGAEPWTAELRRAVEERMGITALDIYGLSEIMGPGVAMECAETKDGPTVWEDHFYPEIIDPATGAVLPDGQYGELVFTSLSKEALPMIRYRTRDLTRLLPGTARPMRRIDKITGRSDDMLIIRGVNVFPTQVEEQVLKIKQLAECYEIHLHRNGNLDCIDVHVELRHDQQGLSADEQKAIGSELGKQIKTHIGVSARVLVQPSHSLKRSEGKACHVYDNRPKG from the coding sequence ATGAACATGTACCATGATGCCGAACGTGCCCTGCTTGACCCGATGGAGACCGCCAGTGTCGACGAGCTGCGCCAGCACCAGCTGGAGCGCCTGCGCTGGAGCCTCAAGCACGCCCACGACAACGTCCCGCTGTACCAGAAGCGCTTTGCCGAGGCTGGCGTACACCCGGACGACCTGACCTCCCTGGACGATCTCGCCAAGTTCCCCTTCACCGGCAAGAACGACCTGCGCGACAACTACCCCTACGGCATGTTCGCCGTGCCGCAGAACGAGATCGTGCGCCTGCACGCCTCCAGCGGCACCACCGGCAAACCCACCGTGGTCGGCTACACGCAGAACGATATCGACACCTGGGCCAACGTGGTCGCGCGCTCCATCCGCGCCGCCGGCGGCCGCAAGGGTGACAAGGTGCACGTGTCCTACGGCTACGGCCTGTTCACCGGCGGGCTCGGCGCGCACTACGGCGCCGAGCGCCTGGGCTGCACCGTGATCCCGATGTCCGGCGGCCAGACCGAGAAGCAGGTCCAGCTGATTCGCGACTTCCAGCCGGACATCATCATGGTCACCCCGTCCTACATGCTCAACATCGCCGACGAGATCGAGCGCCAGGGCGTCGATCCGCACAGCCTCAAGCTGCGCCTGGGCATCTTCGGCGCCGAGCCGTGGACCGCCGAACTGCGCCGCGCCGTGGAAGAACGCATGGGCATCACCGCCCTGGACATCTACGGCCTCTCCGAAATCATGGGCCCGGGCGTGGCGATGGAATGCGCCGAGACCAAGGACGGCCCGACCGTCTGGGAAGACCACTTCTACCCCGAGATCATCGACCCGGCTACCGGCGCGGTATTGCCGGACGGCCAGTACGGCGAGCTGGTGTTCACCTCGCTGTCGAAAGAAGCGCTGCCGATGATCCGCTACCGCACCCGCGACCTGACCCGCCTGCTGCCGGGCACCGCGCGACCGATGCGGCGCATCGACAAGATCACCGGGCGCAGCGACGACATGCTGATCATTCGCGGCGTCAACGTCTTCCCGACCCAGGTCGAGGAGCAGGTGCTGAAGATCAAGCAACTCGCCGAGTGCTACGAGATCCACCTGCACCGCAATGGCAACCTCGACTGCATCGACGTCCACGTCGAACTGCGCCACGACCAGCAGGGCCTGTCGGCGGATGAGCAGAAGGCCATCGGCAGCGAACTGGGCAAGCAGATCAAGACCCACATTGGCGTCAGCGCCCGCGTGCTGGTGCAGCCGTCCCACAGCCTCAAGCGCTCGGAAGGCAAGGCCTGCCACGTGTATGACAATCGGCCCAAGGGCTGA
- the pcaF gene encoding 3-oxoadipyl-CoA thiolase, with protein MTDLTDALIIDAVRTPIGRYAGALSGVRADDLAAIPMKALMQRHPELDWSAIDDVIFGCANQAGEDNRNVAHMASLLAGLPVTVPGTTLNRLCGSGLDAVGSAARALRCGEAGLMLAGGVESMSRAPFVMGKSEQAFGRSAEIFDTTIGWRFVNKLMKKQFGIDSMPETAENVAEQFNISREDQDAFALRSQHKAAAAQANGRLAKEIVPVEIPQRKGPAKVVEQDEHPRGDTTLEQLAKLGTPFREGGSVTAGNASGVNDGACALLMASPAAAARHGLKARGRVVAMATAGVEPRIMGIGPVPATRKVLELAGLSLNDMDVIELNEAFAAQGLAVLRELGLKDDDARVNPNGGAIALGHPLGMSGARLVTTALHELEERDGRYALCTMCIGVGQGIALIIERI; from the coding sequence ATGACAGACCTTACTGACGCCCTGATCATCGACGCCGTGCGTACGCCGATTGGCCGTTACGCCGGCGCCCTGTCCGGCGTGCGCGCCGACGACCTGGCGGCGATCCCGATGAAGGCCCTGATGCAACGCCACCCGGAGCTGGACTGGAGCGCCATCGACGACGTGATCTTCGGCTGCGCCAACCAGGCCGGCGAGGACAACCGCAACGTCGCGCACATGGCCTCGCTGCTGGCCGGCCTACCGGTCACCGTGCCCGGCACCACGCTCAACCGCCTGTGCGGCTCCGGCCTTGACGCCGTGGGCAGCGCCGCCCGCGCCCTGCGCTGCGGCGAGGCCGGGCTGATGCTGGCCGGCGGAGTGGAATCCATGTCCCGCGCGCCGTTCGTGATGGGCAAGTCCGAACAGGCCTTCGGCCGCAGCGCGGAGATCTTCGACACCACCATCGGCTGGCGCTTCGTCAACAAACTGATGAAAAAGCAGTTCGGCATCGATTCCATGCCGGAAACCGCCGAGAACGTCGCCGAGCAGTTCAACATCAGCCGCGAAGACCAAGATGCCTTCGCCCTGCGCAGCCAGCACAAGGCCGCCGCCGCCCAGGCCAATGGCCGCCTGGCGAAGGAAATCGTCCCCGTGGAGATTCCCCAGCGCAAAGGCCCGGCCAAGGTAGTCGAGCAAGATGAACACCCGCGCGGCGACACCACCCTGGAGCAACTGGCCAAGCTCGGCACGCCGTTCCGCGAAGGCGGCAGCGTCACCGCCGGCAATGCCTCGGGCGTCAACGACGGCGCCTGTGCGCTACTGATGGCCTCCCCGGCCGCCGCCGCGCGTCACGGCCTGAAGGCCCGCGGCCGCGTGGTCGCCATGGCCACCGCCGGCGTCGAGCCGCGGATCATGGGCATCGGCCCGGTGCCGGCGACCCGCAAGGTGCTGGAGCTGGCCGGCCTGTCGCTGAACGACATGGACGTGATCGAACTCAACGAAGCCTTCGCCGCCCAGGGCCTTGCCGTGCTGCGCGAGCTGGGCCTGAAGGATGACGATGCACGGGTGAACCCCAACGGTGGCGCCATCGCCCTCGGCCACCCACTGGGCATGAGCGGTGCGCGCCTGGTCACCACCGCCCTGCACGAACTGGAAGAACGCGATGGCCGCTACGCCCTGTGCACCATGTGCATCGGCGTCGGCCAGGGCATCGCCCTGATCATCGAGCGAATCTGA
- the paaI gene encoding hydroxyphenylacetyl-CoA thioesterase PaaI — translation MTDATQLARACAESMYERDQATRRMGIQLLDAGPGSAKLSMRVREDMIQGHGTCHGGYLFALADSAFAFACNSYNDATVAIGCSIDYVAPAREGDELVASAFEQSRSGRTGNYDVRIENSQGQLIALFHGKSYKVRGTVLAQETSE, via the coding sequence ATGACTGACGCAACCCAGCTCGCCCGCGCCTGCGCGGAGTCCATGTACGAGCGCGACCAGGCCACCCGCCGCATGGGCATCCAGCTGCTGGATGCCGGCCCGGGCAGCGCCAAGCTGTCGATGCGCGTGCGCGAGGACATGATCCAGGGCCACGGCACCTGCCATGGCGGCTACCTGTTCGCCCTGGCCGACTCGGCCTTCGCCTTCGCCTGCAACAGCTACAACGACGCCACCGTCGCCATCGGCTGCAGCATCGATTACGTGGCGCCGGCCCGCGAAGGCGACGAGCTGGTCGCCAGCGCCTTCGAACAGAGCCGCAGCGGCCGCACCGGCAATTACGACGTGCGCATCGAGAATTCCCAGGGCCAGCTGATCGCCCTGTTCCACGGCAAATCCTACAAAGTGCGCGGCACCGTGCTGGCGCAGGAGACCTCCGAATGA
- the paaH gene encoding 3-hydroxyacyl-CoA dehydrogenase PaaH — protein sequence MSALQQDAKVAVIGAGAMGAGIAQVAAQAGHPVKLYDNRPGAAAQAIDGIDRQLGRLVEKGKLGAEERSAIVARLQPVEAIEALADSKLVIEAIVENLEVKRGLFQQLEALCAEDCILASNTSSLSITSLAAGLRFPGRAIGMHFFNPAPLMALVEVVSGLATDPALADSLYATSLAWGKKPVHTRSTPGFIVNRVARPFYAESLRLLQEGAADCATLDALMRDAGGFRMGAFELTDLIGHDVNYAVTCSVFAAYYGDFRFQPSLIQKELVDAGRLGRKSGRGFYDYAEGAERPQPASLSSASPVSACVLEGDLGVAQPLAQRLKDAGIEIVQRAGNGLLRVGDAVIALSDGRLASQRAKQDGLRNLVLIDLALDYTKASRLGIACSADTTPEALDQAVALLAKAGITASRLSDTPGLAVLRTVAMLANEGADAVLQGVGSAGDIDLAMRAGVNYPQGPLAWAGQIGIGNVLRVLDNLQTAYGEDRYRPSLLLRRLHAEGRAFHD from the coding sequence ATGAGCGCACTTCAGCAAGACGCGAAAGTCGCGGTCATCGGCGCAGGCGCCATGGGTGCGGGTATCGCCCAGGTCGCCGCCCAGGCCGGCCATCCGGTGAAGCTCTACGACAACCGCCCCGGCGCCGCCGCCCAGGCCATCGACGGCATCGACCGCCAGCTCGGTCGCCTGGTGGAGAAAGGCAAGCTCGGCGCCGAGGAACGCAGTGCCATCGTCGCGCGCCTGCAACCGGTGGAAGCCATCGAGGCACTGGCCGACTCGAAGCTGGTGATCGAGGCCATCGTCGAGAACCTGGAGGTCAAGCGTGGCCTGTTCCAGCAGTTGGAAGCGCTGTGCGCAGAAGACTGCATCCTCGCCAGCAACACCTCCTCGCTGTCCATCACCAGCCTCGCCGCCGGGCTGAGATTTCCTGGACGCGCAATTGGTATGCACTTCTTCAACCCGGCGCCGCTGATGGCGCTGGTGGAAGTCGTCTCCGGCCTCGCCACCGATCCTGCACTGGCCGACAGCCTGTATGCCACCTCGCTGGCCTGGGGCAAGAAACCGGTGCACACCAGGTCGACCCCCGGCTTCATCGTCAACCGCGTGGCGCGCCCCTTCTACGCCGAAAGCCTGCGCCTGCTGCAGGAAGGCGCCGCCGACTGCGCGACGCTGGATGCGCTGATGCGCGATGCCGGCGGCTTCCGCATGGGCGCCTTCGAGCTGACCGACCTGATCGGCCACGACGTCAACTACGCCGTCACCTGCTCGGTATTCGCCGCCTACTACGGCGACTTCCGCTTCCAGCCCTCGCTGATTCAGAAGGAACTGGTGGACGCCGGCCGCCTCGGCCGCAAGAGCGGTCGCGGCTTCTATGATTACGCCGAAGGTGCCGAGCGACCGCAGCCGGCCAGCCTGAGCAGCGCCTCGCCTGTCAGCGCCTGCGTACTGGAAGGCGATCTGGGCGTCGCCCAGCCGCTGGCGCAGCGCCTGAAAGACGCGGGCATCGAGATCGTCCAGCGCGCCGGCAATGGCCTGCTGCGTGTCGGTGATGCGGTGATCGCCCTGTCCGACGGCCGCCTCGCCAGCCAGCGCGCCAAGCAAGACGGCCTGCGCAACCTCGTGCTGATCGACCTCGCGCTGGACTACACCAAGGCTTCGCGCCTGGGCATTGCCTGCTCGGCGGACACCACACCCGAAGCACTGGACCAGGCCGTCGCCCTGCTGGCCAAGGCCGGCATTACCGCTAGTCGCCTGAGCGACACACCCGGCCTCGCCGTGCTGCGCACCGTGGCGATGCTCGCCAACGAAGGCGCAGACGCCGTGCTGCAAGGCGTGGGCAGCGCCGGTGACATCGACCTCGCCATGCGCGCCGGCGTGAACTACCCGCAGGGCCCGCTGGCCTGGGCCGGGCAGATCGGCATCGGCAACGTGCTGCGCGTGCTCGACAACCTGCAAACCGCCTACGGCGAGGACCGCTATCGCCCATCCCTGCTGTTGCGCCGCCTGCATGCCGAGGGGAGAGCCTTCCATGACTGA
- the paaG gene encoding 2-(1,2-epoxy-1,2-dihydrophenyl)acetyl-CoA isomerase PaaG, protein MNFEHILFSIEDGVALLSLNRPEQLNSFNAAMHGEVREALKQVRQNPEARVLLLTGEGRGFCAGQDLSDRNVAPGAEAPDLGQSIEQFYNPLIRTLRDLPLPVICAVNGVAAGAGANIPLACDLVLAARSASFIQAFCKIGLIPDSGGTWTLPRLVGMARAKALALLGNRLTAEQAEQWGLIFQVVDDANLREEALKLARHLATQPTYGLALIKRSLNASLNNSFDEQLELERDLQRLAGRSEDYREGVSAFMEKRTPSFKGR, encoded by the coding sequence ATGAACTTCGAGCACATCCTGTTTTCCATCGAGGACGGCGTCGCCCTCCTCAGCCTGAATCGCCCGGAGCAGCTGAACAGCTTCAACGCCGCCATGCACGGCGAAGTGCGCGAGGCGCTCAAGCAGGTCCGGCAGAACCCGGAAGCCCGCGTCCTGCTGCTGACCGGCGAAGGCCGCGGCTTCTGCGCAGGCCAGGACCTGTCCGATCGCAACGTCGCACCCGGCGCGGAAGCGCCTGACCTCGGGCAGTCCATCGAGCAGTTCTACAACCCGCTGATCCGCACCCTGCGCGACCTGCCGCTGCCGGTGATCTGCGCCGTGAACGGCGTGGCCGCCGGCGCCGGCGCGAACATCCCGCTGGCCTGCGACCTGGTGCTGGCGGCGCGTTCGGCCAGCTTTATCCAGGCCTTCTGCAAGATCGGCCTGATCCCCGATTCCGGCGGCACCTGGACGCTGCCGCGCCTGGTCGGCATGGCCCGCGCCAAGGCGCTCGCGCTGCTGGGCAATCGCCTCACCGCTGAACAAGCCGAACAATGGGGCCTGATCTTCCAGGTGGTGGATGACGCCAACCTGCGCGAGGAAGCGCTCAAGCTCGCTCGCCATCTGGCCACCCAGCCGACCTACGGCCTGGCGCTGATCAAGCGCAGCCTCAATGCCAGCCTGAACAACAGCTTCGACGAGCAGTTGGAGCTGGAGCGCGACCTGCAGCGCCTGGCCGGCCGCAGCGAGGACTACCGCGAGGGCGTGTCCGCCTTCATGGAAAAACGCACCCCCAGCTTCAAGGGCCGCTGA
- the paaF gene encoding 2,3-dehydroadipyl-CoA hydratase PaaF codes for MPRTLAVQMPEAGIRLITLQRPEALNALNTELLGELAAELDAAEQDSETRAVVLTGSRKAFAAGADIKEMAERDLVGILNDPRVGYWQRIAAFSKPLIAAVNGFALGGGCELAMHADILIAGEDARFGQPEINLGIMPGAGGTQRLLRAVGKPLAMQMVLTGEAIDARHAQRAGLISEVTQPEFTVERALQIAKLIAAKAPLAVRLAKEALLKAQDTDLATGLRFERHAFTLLAGTADRDEGIRAFQEKRKPAFLGQ; via the coding sequence ATGCCTCGCACCCTTGCCGTTCAGATGCCTGAAGCGGGCATTCGCCTGATCACCCTGCAGCGCCCCGAGGCGCTGAATGCCCTGAACACCGAACTGCTCGGCGAACTGGCCGCCGAACTCGACGCCGCCGAGCAGGACAGCGAAACCCGCGCCGTGGTGCTGACCGGCAGCCGCAAGGCCTTTGCCGCCGGCGCCGACATCAAGGAGATGGCCGAACGCGACCTGGTCGGCATCCTCAACGACCCCCGCGTCGGCTACTGGCAGCGCATCGCCGCCTTCTCCAAACCGCTGATCGCTGCCGTCAACGGCTTCGCCCTGGGCGGCGGCTGCGAGCTGGCCATGCACGCCGACATCCTGATTGCTGGCGAAGACGCCCGCTTCGGCCAGCCGGAAATCAACCTCGGCATCATGCCCGGCGCCGGCGGCACCCAGCGCCTGCTGCGCGCCGTGGGCAAACCGCTGGCCATGCAGATGGTGCTCACCGGTGAAGCCATCGACGCGCGCCACGCCCAGCGCGCCGGCCTGATCAGCGAAGTCACCCAACCCGAATTCACCGTCGAACGTGCCCTGCAGATCGCCAAGCTCATCGCTGCCAAGGCGCCGCTCGCCGTGCGCCTGGCCAAGGAAGCGCTGCTCAAGGCGCAAGACACCGATCTTGCGACCGGCCTGCGCTTCGAACGCCACGCCTTCACCCTGCTGGCCGGCACCGCCGACCGCGACGAAGGCATCCGCGCCTTCCAGGAAAAGCGCAAGCCAGCCTTCCTTGGCCAATAG
- the paaY gene encoding phenylacetic acid degradation protein PaaY — MPCYSLEGVRPVVHPTAYVHPTAVLIGDVIVGPGCYVGPLAALRGDFGRIVLEEGANLQDTCVMHGFPDSDTVVERNGHIGHGAVLHGCRIGEDALVGMNAVVMDYAQIGARSIVSAAAFVKAKFECAPQSLVMGAPASVKRSLSDEEIAWKRRGTEEYQALAKRCITSLVECQPLAEIEEERPRLGDSGFRPKVGKGA; from the coding sequence ATGCCCTGCTACAGCCTTGAAGGCGTGCGCCCCGTCGTACACCCGACCGCCTATGTCCATCCCACCGCCGTGCTGATCGGTGATGTCATTGTCGGCCCCGGCTGTTACGTCGGCCCGTTGGCGGCACTGCGCGGTGATTTCGGACGGATCGTCCTCGAAGAAGGTGCGAACCTTCAGGACACCTGCGTCATGCACGGGTTTCCGGACAGCGACACCGTCGTCGAACGCAACGGCCACATTGGCCATGGTGCCGTGCTTCACGGCTGCCGGATCGGCGAGGACGCGCTGGTAGGCATGAATGCCGTGGTGATGGATTACGCGCAGATCGGTGCTCGCTCCATCGTTTCAGCCGCCGCCTTCGTCAAGGCCAAGTTCGAGTGCGCTCCGCAGAGTCTGGTGATGGGCGCGCCGGCCAGCGTCAAGCGCAGCCTCAGCGACGAGGAGATTGCCTGGAAGCGCCGTGGCACCGAGGAATACCAGGCGCTGGCCAAACGCTGCATCACCAGCCTGGTGGAATGCCAGCCGCTGGCGGAAATAGAAGAAGAGCGCCCGCGTCTGGGGGATTCCGGTTTTCGGCCCAAGGTAGGGAAGGGCGCATGA